Proteins encoded by one window of Methylovirgula ligni:
- a CDS encoding ABC transporter permease: MTVAEFHRDLSPPLRFLVRVLTRAIPTLAGVIIVSFVLLKSLHGDAVDVMASQMGTTDTTEIAKWRHDLGLDQSTGRQLLNYIVNLARFNFGYSYIYNTPVANLIAQRLPATVLLAVTSFVIALSTGILAGVASAYSRGGITDKLISLALLFLYSVPAFCVGLTLIEIFVVRLGWLPLGDAQTLGIDLSGAALIGDRLRHLVLPAATLSLFYTAIYGRLVRASMLEVRHQDYIKTAVAKGLHSRTVVWKHMLRNALLPITAVAGNHIGAMLGGAVTVETVFNWPGLGRLAFEAVMKRDFTVLLAILVLSAMFAVIANIVVDLVHAWIDPRIEY; encoded by the coding sequence ATGACGGTTGCGGAGTTCCATCGCGATCTCTCTCCCCCATTGCGTTTCCTCGTACGGGTTCTAACCCGCGCGATTCCGACATTGGCTGGAGTCATCATTGTCAGCTTCGTGCTTCTTAAATCTCTTCATGGCGATGCCGTTGATGTCATGGCGTCACAGATGGGTACGACGGACACGACGGAAATCGCAAAATGGCGCCATGATCTGGGACTTGATCAAAGCACCGGGCGGCAGCTTCTTAATTATATCGTGAATCTTGCGCGGTTCAATTTCGGCTACTCGTATATTTACAACACGCCGGTCGCGAACCTGATAGCACAGCGCCTGCCTGCCACTGTTCTGCTGGCGGTTACCTCGTTCGTCATCGCACTAAGCACGGGCATTCTTGCCGGAGTGGCCTCTGCCTATTCGCGGGGTGGGATCACAGATAAGCTCATCTCATTGGCACTTCTGTTTCTGTACTCAGTACCCGCATTCTGTGTCGGGTTGACTTTGATTGAGATCTTCGTCGTGCGGTTGGGCTGGCTTCCACTCGGCGACGCTCAGACTCTGGGGATTGATCTTTCTGGCGCCGCCTTAATAGGCGATCGCCTTCGTCACCTCGTTCTGCCGGCCGCGACTCTATCGCTTTTCTATACCGCGATTTACGGTCGACTGGTGCGCGCCTCGATGCTCGAGGTACGGCACCAAGATTATATAAAGACTGCCGTCGCCAAAGGCTTGCACAGCCGCACGGTCGTCTGGAAGCACATGCTCAGAAATGCGCTGCTGCCAATCACGGCCGTGGCCGGCAATCACATTGGCGCAATGCTCGGCGGTGCTGTCACCGTGGAAACGGTTTTCAATTGGCCGGGCCTGGGACGTCTTGCGTTTGAAGCGGTCATGAAGCGCGACTTCACGGTTCTGCTCGCCATACTGGTGCTGTCAGCCATGTTTGCCGTTATCGCGAACATCGTCGTGGACCTCGTTCACGCGTGGATCGATCCACGCATCGAATATTGA
- a CDS encoding FAD/NAD(P)-binding protein translates to MLRDKTESKPGQKRSSSVVIVGGGLSGVSAALKLLWRTAFPLQIFLIDPHEEPGRGVAYSTRDLEHRLNAPARRHIIRPGEPDHFPRWLSNNAIAEGWPGPEDGNFVEAFSPRWLFGSYIQSELKAAVRGAHTDVVFKHIQQAAVDIKKDGDGLAVGLADGEWLKADHVILANGVFTSSGGMEVATALEDDSRYLSNPWKEGIFESLLKAHDVAIIGSHLTMIDCVASLERRGYRGSYTVVSRLGLMPNPAYTGEPWHDFLADREPPTTALSLLKLLRTEIASATAAGFNWQAVAASIRPHIGALWRTASLAEKRRFLRHLQSRTLGHSAPPSAIALVERAVREGRLTSIAGRVARIDICGERLGIHLRPRGATSAIYHQTDRVIRCIGFEYDWSRIDDRLVQNLLRRGLVRPGPLNSGIDADENGAIIAADGTLSKSFSAIGHPLNGSAFYESSASSALREQSTVLADRLLPLLEVTRSATPSHMEAIYDDR, encoded by the coding sequence ATGTTGCGCGACAAAACAGAATCAAAACCGGGTCAAAAGCGCTCATCCAGCGTTGTCATCGTGGGAGGCGGATTATCCGGCGTGAGTGCAGCGCTCAAGCTGCTTTGGCGCACGGCATTTCCACTTCAAATATTTTTAATTGATCCACATGAGGAGCCTGGACGCGGCGTAGCTTATTCAACACGCGACCTCGAACATCGGCTGAACGCCCCCGCGCGACGTCATATCATTCGGCCAGGAGAGCCAGATCATTTTCCGCGCTGGCTTAGTAACAACGCGATAGCGGAGGGATGGCCCGGTCCTGAAGACGGAAATTTCGTCGAGGCATTCTCGCCGCGCTGGCTTTTCGGAAGCTATATCCAGTCGGAATTAAAGGCGGCGGTTCGTGGCGCTCACACCGATGTGGTGTTCAAACATATCCAGCAGGCGGCCGTCGATATTAAGAAGGATGGTGATGGGCTGGCTGTCGGACTTGCTGACGGGGAATGGCTGAAAGCGGATCACGTCATTCTGGCCAATGGCGTGTTCACATCATCCGGCGGCATGGAGGTCGCAACTGCCTTAGAAGACGACTCACGCTATCTATCCAATCCCTGGAAGGAGGGGATTTTCGAGTCCTTACTGAAGGCACACGATGTCGCGATCATTGGCAGTCACTTGACGATGATCGACTGCGTCGCATCGCTGGAGCGGCGTGGATATCGCGGCAGTTATACAGTGGTCTCGAGATTGGGGCTTATGCCAAACCCCGCCTATACGGGCGAACCCTGGCACGACTTCCTAGCCGATCGTGAACCACCGACAACAGCACTTTCTCTCCTAAAATTGCTTCGGACGGAAATAGCTTCGGCGACTGCCGCTGGCTTCAATTGGCAGGCCGTGGCTGCGTCCATCCGTCCGCATATCGGGGCGCTGTGGCGAACGGCGTCGCTTGCGGAAAAACGGCGCTTCTTGCGTCATCTTCAGAGTCGTACCTTAGGTCATTCGGCGCCGCCATCTGCGATAGCGTTGGTCGAACGCGCAGTACGTGAAGGCCGCCTTACGTCGATCGCGGGGCGGGTGGCGCGGATCGATATCTGCGGAGAGCGTCTGGGCATCCATCTCAGGCCGCGCGGTGCGACGTCAGCCATTTATCACCAGACCGACAGGGTTATTCGCTGCATCGGGTTCGAATATGACTGGTCACGTATCGACGACAGGCTCGTGCAAAATCTGCTGCGGCGTGGATTGGTGCGCCCAGGGCCCCTGAATTCTGGAATCGATGCCGACGAGAATGGTGCAATCATAGCTGCGGACGGGACTCTATCAAAATCCTTCTCGGCGATCGGACATCCGCTGAACGGAAGCGCATTTTACGAGTCGAGCGCGAGTTCCGCGTTGCGAGAACAATCGACCGTGCTCGCTGACCGGCTGTTGCCGCTGTTGGAAGTGACGCGTTCTGCTACCCCTAGTCATATGGAGGCGATTTATGACGACCGCTGA
- a CDS encoding ABC transporter substrate-binding protein: protein MTTADVATFPKIRVEEIWFTRCSVPTASGLAIRHGWFEDEFRPDGIAVRSIRGASDKNVRESHFTHSLANSFRQGGSIPALYARSQGQDISLIGLQALQSYRSIIALPGSGIRKLDDLRGRRIGVANWALNKIDYWRASTLESVDGLLAEGGLRRTDVELVDVPVATSYVGDPDHSKNTPRLNRLHTPELLALLRGEVDAIVAHGANGIALREQFSAAEVIGRHFSEPLTLVVSTPLLRSRPDIVVRYVERIVRAARWGNANPEEAKRIFAAEMGTAEYWYDEAAESRSQSLDLSLEENLVADLKRRQTFLLENGFIPFDIDIDAWIDREPLQQALARAG, encoded by the coding sequence ATGACGACCGCTGATGTAGCTACATTCCCCAAGATCCGAGTCGAAGAGATTTGGTTTACGCGGTGCTCTGTTCCGACGGCTTCCGGGCTGGCCATTAGACATGGATGGTTTGAAGACGAGTTCCGCCCGGACGGCATCGCCGTTCGCTCCATTCGCGGTGCCAGTGATAAGAATGTACGCGAGTCGCATTTCACGCATAGTCTCGCCAATTCTTTCCGCCAGGGGGGCAGCATCCCGGCGCTTTATGCCCGATCTCAGGGGCAGGACATCTCGCTAATCGGCTTGCAGGCCTTGCAAAGTTACCGCTCGATCATCGCGCTCCCTGGCTCCGGCATACGAAAATTGGACGATTTGCGCGGAAGGCGCATCGGTGTCGCCAATTGGGCTTTGAACAAGATCGATTATTGGCGAGCCTCGACGCTCGAAAGCGTTGACGGGTTGCTCGCAGAAGGCGGCCTTCGACGGACGGACGTTGAACTTGTCGATGTCCCGGTTGCGACCAGCTACGTGGGAGATCCCGATCACTCAAAGAATACGCCACGTCTTAACCGATTGCACACACCGGAACTGCTGGCCTTGCTGCGGGGGGAGGTCGACGCGATCGTGGCCCACGGGGCGAACGGAATTGCGTTGCGCGAGCAATTTTCGGCGGCGGAAGTCATCGGCCGGCACTTCAGCGAGCCACTGACGTTGGTTGTGAGTACGCCGCTGCTACGGAGCCGTCCGGATATTGTTGTGCGTTATGTTGAGCGGATCGTTCGCGCGGCGCGATGGGGTAACGCCAATCCCGAAGAGGCTAAACGTATTTTCGCCGCCGAAATGGGTACAGCGGAGTATTGGTATGATGAGGCTGCAGAGTCCCGCAGCCAATCTCTCGATTTGTCGCTCGAAGAGAATCTCGTGGCTGACCTGAAGCGGCGTCAAACGTTTCTGTTGGAAAACGGATTTATCCCGTTCGATATCGATATCGATGCGTGGATCGATCGGGAACCGCTTCAACAGGCATTAGCACGTGCGGGATAG
- a CDS encoding MotA/TolQ/ExbB proton channel family protein — protein sequence MSDPVSAASATVAASLSPVDLFLHADPIVKSVIILLLLASAWGWTIIIDKLLRLAVLNRRAGKLIASVKSGLPVATIAEGFADAPASDPFVSVYQAVVEENNRSADIVHTEAQSDNLQDRVHRVAQLASGAALEHLQKRLPNLATIGAVAPFVGLFGTVWGIMNSFQGIANSNNTSLAVVAPGIAEALFATALGLAAAIPAVIFYNRITTDIGAYGKKLHTFIGVLEVELSRQLSRKGDRNGLRAA from the coding sequence ATGTCCGATCCCGTCAGCGCGGCGAGCGCCACTGTCGCGGCCAGTCTTTCGCCGGTCGATCTGTTTCTGCATGCCGATCCGATCGTCAAAAGCGTCATCATCCTGCTGCTGCTCGCCTCGGCCTGGGGCTGGACGATCATCATCGACAAGCTGCTGCGTCTGGCGGTGCTGAACCGGCGCGCGGGCAAGCTCATCGCCAGCGTCAAGTCAGGTCTGCCGGTGGCGACGATCGCGGAAGGCTTCGCCGATGCGCCGGCGAGCGATCCGTTCGTCTCCGTCTATCAGGCGGTGGTCGAGGAGAACAACCGCTCCGCCGACATCGTCCACACCGAGGCGCAGTCGGACAATCTGCAGGACCGGGTGCATCGGGTGGCGCAGCTTGCCAGCGGCGCCGCGCTCGAGCATCTGCAAAAACGCCTGCCCAATCTTGCGACGATCGGCGCGGTGGCGCCCTTCGTCGGCCTGTTCGGCACGGTGTGGGGCATCATGAATTCGTTCCAGGGCATCGCCAATTCGAACAACACCAGCCTGGCGGTGGTCGCGCCGGGCATCGCCGAGGCTTTGTTCGCCACGGCGCTGGGCCTTGCGGCGGCGATCCCGGCGGTCATTTTCTACAACCGCATCACCACCGACATCGGCGCCTACGGCAAGAAGCTGCACACGTTTATCGGCGTGCTCGAAGTCGAACTGTCGCGCCAGCTTTCACGAAAGGGAGATCGCAATGGCCTTCGCGCTGCGTAA
- the msuE gene encoding FMN reductase: MPAKVVVFSGNTHRPSKSRSLAQSVLEAAAAQIALDAQTFDLVDAGQGVGAFARANLPSGAQEIVEAIESAEALIVSVPVYKGSYPGLFKHLIDFVDPLALADKPVLLAATGGGLRHALVVEHQLRPLFGFFSALTIPTAVYANDGDFVDGVAVEPVLQERIRQAASQFAASLGARKSQTADELAHTF; the protein is encoded by the coding sequence GTGCCGGCCAAAGTTGTCGTCTTCAGTGGGAATACCCATCGCCCGTCCAAATCGAGATCGCTTGCGCAATCCGTGCTCGAAGCGGCCGCGGCGCAGATTGCGCTCGACGCGCAAACTTTCGACCTCGTTGATGCGGGGCAGGGCGTGGGTGCATTCGCCCGCGCCAATTTGCCTTCAGGGGCGCAGGAAATCGTCGAGGCGATAGAGAGCGCCGAGGCGCTCATCGTTTCGGTCCCAGTTTATAAGGGCTCCTATCCGGGCCTGTTCAAACATCTCATCGATTTTGTCGACCCGCTGGCTCTCGCCGATAAGCCGGTTCTGTTGGCGGCGACAGGCGGCGGGCTGCGGCATGCGCTGGTTGTCGAGCACCAATTGCGTCCGCTCTTCGGGTTCTTTTCGGCGCTGACGATTCCGACCGCGGTCTATGCCAATGACGGTGACTTCGTCGATGGCGTGGCTGTCGAGCCGGTTCTGCAAGAGCGCATCCGTCAGGCCGCATCGCAATTTGCCGCTTCGTTAGGCGCACGAAAAAGTCAGACCGCTGACGAGTTGGCTCATACTTTCTAG
- a CDS encoding 2-isopropylmalate synthase: protein MNDSVQANGAKPADKDRVLIFDTTLRDGEQCPGATMTFEAKLEVAHLLDTMGVDIIEAGFPIASEGDFEAVSEIAKRTKRARVAGLARAIERDIARAGEAVRHAVLPRIHTFVSTSPIHLEHQMNKSAEDVLEIIARTVTQARNLVDDVEWSAMDATRTPIDYLCRCVEAAIKAGATTINLPDTVGYAIPSEYAAMFATVRDRVPNADKAIFSVHCHDDLGLAVANTLAGIGAGARQVECTINGLGERAGNAALEEVVMALKTRADKLPYYSNVDSTMLTRASKLVSAVSSFPVQYNKAIIGRNAFAHESGIHQDGILKNAQTYEIMTPESVGVSKSSLVMGKHSGRHAFREKLRELGYELGENALQDAFTRFKNLADRKKTVYDEDLIALVDDELVSAHERIKLVSLAVMAGTGGPQSAALTLDVEGTQKTFQATGNGPVDAIFNAIRALVPHEAVLELYQVHAVTQGTDAQAEVTVKLAEGGRSVTARGADPDTLVASARAYIAALNKLAALHRRSQESKAG from the coding sequence ATGAACGATTCCGTGCAAGCCAACGGCGCCAAGCCGGCCGATAAAGACCGCGTTTTGATCTTCGACACCACGTTGCGCGACGGCGAGCAATGCCCCGGCGCGACCATGACCTTCGAGGCCAAACTCGAAGTCGCACATCTGCTCGACACGATGGGCGTCGATATTATCGAAGCGGGCTTCCCCATCGCCTCGGAGGGTGATTTCGAGGCCGTTTCCGAAATCGCCAAGCGCACCAAGCGGGCGCGCGTCGCGGGGCTTGCCCGCGCCATCGAGCGCGATATTGCCCGCGCCGGCGAGGCGGTGCGCCATGCCGTGCTGCCCCGCATCCATACGTTCGTTTCAACCTCGCCGATCCATCTCGAACACCAGATGAACAAGAGCGCCGAGGACGTGCTCGAAATCATCGCCCGGACGGTGACGCAGGCCCGCAACCTTGTCGACGATGTCGAATGGTCGGCGATGGACGCGACGCGCACGCCGATCGACTATCTCTGCCGCTGCGTCGAGGCGGCGATCAAGGCTGGCGCCACGACGATCAACCTGCCCGATACGGTGGGCTATGCCATTCCGAGCGAATATGCCGCCATGTTCGCGACGGTGCGCGACCGCGTGCCGAACGCCGACAAGGCCATTTTCTCGGTCCATTGCCACGACGATCTCGGCCTCGCCGTCGCCAACACTTTGGCGGGCATCGGCGCAGGCGCGCGGCAGGTCGAATGCACGATCAACGGGCTCGGCGAGCGCGCCGGTAATGCCGCGCTGGAAGAAGTCGTAATGGCTCTGAAGACGCGCGCCGACAAGCTGCCCTATTACAGCAACGTCGATTCGACGATGCTCACCCGCGCCTCGAAGCTCGTCTCGGCCGTCAGCTCGTTTCCGGTGCAATACAACAAGGCGATCATCGGCCGCAACGCCTTCGCGCATGAGAGCGGCATCCATCAGGATGGCATTTTGAAGAATGCCCAGACCTACGAGATCATGACGCCGGAGAGCGTCGGCGTCAGCAAGAGCTCGCTCGTCATGGGCAAGCATTCGGGCCGCCACGCCTTCCGCGAGAAGCTGCGCGAATTGGGCTACGAGCTCGGCGAGAACGCGCTGCAGGATGCCTTCACCCGCTTCAAGAATCTCGCCGACCGCAAGAAGACGGTCTACGACGAGGATCTGATCGCGCTGGTCGATGACGAACTGGTCAGCGCGCATGAGCGGATCAAGCTGGTCTCGCTCGCCGTGATGGCCGGCACGGGCGGCCCGCAATCGGCGGCGCTGACGCTCGATGTCGAGGGCACGCAGAAGACCTTCCAGGCGACAGGCAACGGGCCGGTCGATGCGATCTTCAACGCCATCCGCGCGCTGGTGCCGCACGAGGCCGTGCTGGAGCTCTATCAGGTCCATGCCGTCACGCAGGGCACCGATGCGCAGGCGGAAGTCACGGTCAAACTGGCCGAGGGCGGCCGCTCCGTGACCGCGCGCGGCGCCGATCCGGACACGCTCGTCGCCTCGGCGCGGGCCTATATCGCGGCGCTCAACAAGCTCGCCGCGCTGCACCGGCGCAGCCAGGAGAGCAAGGCGGGCTGA
- a CDS encoding metallophosphoesterase family protein: protein MPDGLRIYAIGDVHGRADLLERLFGLIDADLARRPTPRALHVMLGDYVDRGPASRAVIDAILARAKCRELVALKGNHDALLLQALDEPTSIGDWLLMHGVETLASYGLTSADGAGSKLSDLGRAFAAALPAEHLEFFRGLKLSFSCGDFFFAHAGVRPGIDLDRQSEKDLLWIRQDFLRHDGDFGKVIVHGHTPVRDVERRRNRIGIDTAAYATGKLTALVIEGNDLRLIDTATAALRAA, encoded by the coding sequence TTGCCTGACGGGCTGCGCATCTATGCGATCGGCGACGTGCATGGCCGTGCCGACCTGCTGGAACGGCTGTTCGGCCTGATCGACGCCGATCTTGCCCGCCGGCCTACGCCACGCGCGTTGCATGTCATGCTCGGCGACTATGTCGATCGCGGGCCGGCCTCCCGCGCGGTGATCGACGCCATTCTCGCGCGGGCGAAATGCCGCGAACTCGTGGCGCTGAAAGGCAATCACGATGCCTTGCTGCTTCAGGCGCTGGATGAGCCCACGTCCATAGGCGATTGGCTGCTGATGCACGGGGTCGAGACCTTGGCGTCCTATGGCCTCACCTCGGCCGATGGCGCGGGCAGCAAGCTCAGCGATCTCGGCCGCGCCTTCGCGGCGGCCTTACCTGCCGAGCATCTCGAATTCTTCCGCGGGCTCAAGTTATCATTTTCCTGCGGCGATTTCTTTTTCGCCCATGCCGGCGTGCGGCCGGGCATCGATCTCGATCGCCAGTCGGAAAAGGATCTGCTCTGGATTCGTCAGGACTTCCTGCGTCACGACGGCGATTTCGGCAAGGTTATCGTGCATGGCCACACGCCCGTCCGCGATGTGGAACGCCGCCGCAACCGCATCGGCATCGATACGGCGGCCTATGCCACCGGCAAGCTCACGGCGCTTGTCATCGAAGGCAACGATCTGCGCCTCATCGATACCGCCACGGCGGCCCTGCGCGCGGCTTGA
- a CDS encoding TonB-dependent receptor: MLSSRASFYLTTALASAALFALPVPSFAQSATTSGAATQAGGELPEVDVVATTPLGGDTSTLDVPSETQTLSGQQIGQLNQQTLQDALAIRTPGVSVTDSIGSPLAQSVDFRGETATPVPGTPEGLAVYMNGVRINESYGDVVNWDLIPPSAISQAQIVTGNPVFGLNALAGAVVIQMKNGFNWQGTEVDLQGGSDFTAQGSAQYGVNKGNWAYYVDIDGIRTNGYRYFGQSDAERAYGDIGYRAEGNEVHLTMTGGADGLGVAGTTPAELASENPWAVFTTPQTTDTTAEMVTLTDESHITPTLTFNGNAYFRSYAQAHHDGNISDFFSCGNVDVCNSNDDTPTPIAGLRDPLGGTADPGTPLGEIDSNWTRTLSTGATAQLTDTDKIFGHNNTITGGVSIDNGWTHFTGSSTLSTLPANFAVPWSSEYINEPGYDVSPSDVRTQNTYLGVYVLDNFDITDRLGLHVGARFNDAQITLADQTGQNPDLNGSHNFNRINPVVGLSYLITPEISVYGSYSEANRAPTPLELGCSSPDAPCMIDNFLVADPPLKQIVARTFEAGFKGSNQIAWAAAPGRLDWSISGYHTVNSNDIYSVPSEVTGFGYYTNAGNTLREGVDIGATYTTDRWDAYASYSYIKATFQSAILLSSPNNPSSVQDPDSPNFGDIQVEPGDNLPGIPNHKFKIGGDYEVLQGWKIGASLVYRSSQYYFGDENNALGPLSGFATLNLRTSYQITKNIQLYGLINNALNYRGATYGTLYETDSTTNQLTGECTTGLFCSDNPRAVTLAPPFEAFVGVKATLDDAPPPAPPLVTAKY; the protein is encoded by the coding sequence ATGCTGTCGAGTCGGGCAAGCTTCTATCTAACCACGGCATTGGCCTCTGCTGCGCTTTTTGCGCTGCCTGTACCATCCTTCGCACAAAGCGCGACAACGTCAGGCGCCGCCACTCAGGCAGGCGGCGAGTTACCGGAGGTCGATGTTGTCGCCACAACGCCGCTCGGCGGCGACACCAGCACATTGGACGTGCCAAGCGAAACCCAGACGCTGAGCGGCCAGCAAATCGGCCAGCTCAACCAGCAAACGCTCCAGGATGCTTTGGCGATCCGCACCCCGGGCGTGTCCGTCACCGATTCAATCGGCAGTCCGCTGGCGCAATCGGTCGACTTCCGCGGTGAGACGGCGACACCGGTGCCCGGCACACCCGAGGGCCTTGCCGTCTATATGAACGGCGTGCGCATCAACGAATCCTACGGCGATGTCGTCAACTGGGATCTGATCCCGCCATCCGCCATCAGTCAGGCGCAGATCGTCACCGGCAATCCGGTCTTCGGCCTTAACGCGCTCGCGGGCGCGGTGGTCATTCAAATGAAGAACGGTTTCAACTGGCAGGGTACGGAAGTCGATCTCCAAGGCGGCAGCGATTTCACTGCCCAGGGCTCGGCGCAATACGGCGTCAACAAGGGCAATTGGGCCTATTACGTCGACATCGACGGCATTCGCACCAACGGCTATCGCTATTTCGGCCAATCGGACGCCGAGCGCGCCTATGGCGACATCGGCTACCGGGCCGAAGGCAATGAAGTTCATTTGACCATGACGGGTGGCGCGGACGGCCTCGGTGTCGCCGGCACGACACCGGCGGAACTCGCCAGCGAAAATCCGTGGGCCGTTTTCACCACGCCGCAGACGACCGACACGACCGCCGAGATGGTCACGCTGACGGACGAATCGCACATCACCCCGACATTGACGTTCAACGGCAACGCCTATTTCCGCAGCTATGCCCAAGCGCACCACGACGGCAACATCAGCGACTTCTTCTCCTGCGGCAACGTGGATGTGTGTAACAGCAATGATGATACGCCGACGCCGATTGCCGGTCTGCGCGATCCGCTTGGCGGGACGGCGGATCCCGGCACACCCTTGGGTGAGATCGACAGCAACTGGACACGCACGCTGAGCACCGGCGCGACGGCGCAATTGACCGATACCGACAAGATTTTCGGCCACAACAACACCATCACCGGCGGCGTCAGCATCGACAACGGCTGGACGCATTTCACCGGCAGCAGCACATTGTCCACCTTGCCGGCGAATTTCGCCGTTCCGTGGAGCAGCGAATATATCAACGAGCCCGGGTACGATGTCTCGCCTAGCGATGTCCGGACGCAGAACACCTATCTCGGCGTCTATGTGCTCGACAATTTCGACATCACCGACAGATTGGGCCTGCATGTCGGCGCGCGCTTCAACGACGCGCAGATCACACTCGCCGACCAGACCGGGCAGAACCCTGATCTCAACGGCTCGCACAATTTCAACCGCATCAATCCGGTCGTCGGCCTGAGCTATCTGATCACGCCCGAGATCTCCGTCTACGGCAGCTATTCGGAAGCCAACCGCGCACCGACGCCGCTCGAACTCGGCTGCTCGAGCCCCGATGCACCGTGCATGATCGACAATTTCCTCGTCGCCGATCCGCCGCTGAAGCAGATCGTCGCCCGGACGTTCGAAGCCGGCTTCAAGGGCAGCAATCAGATCGCCTGGGCGGCGGCGCCCGGCCGCCTCGACTGGAGCATCAGCGGCTATCACACCGTCAACTCGAACGACATCTACAGCGTACCGAGCGAAGTCACCGGATTCGGCTACTACACCAACGCGGGCAATACGCTGCGCGAGGGTGTCGATATCGGCGCTACCTATACCACCGACAGATGGGACGCTTACGCCAGCTATTCCTACATCAAGGCGACGTTCCAGTCGGCGATCCTCCTTTCGTCGCCCAACAATCCATCTTCCGTCCAAGATCCGGATTCACCGAACTTCGGCGATATCCAGGTCGAGCCCGGTGACAATCTGCCGGGCATCCCGAACCACAAGTTCAAGATCGGCGGAGATTACGAAGTTCTGCAGGGCTGGAAAATTGGCGCCAGCCTCGTCTATCGCTCAAGCCAGTATTATTTTGGCGACGAGAACAATGCGCTGGGACCGCTCTCGGGCTTCGCCACGCTCAACCTGCGCACGTCCTATCAGATCACCAAAAACATCCAGCTCTACGGTCTGATCAACAACGCGCTCAACTATCGCGGTGCGACCTACGGCACGCTCTACGAGACCGACTCGACGACGAACCAGCTAACCGGCGAATGCACCACGGGTCTGTTCTGCTCGGACAATCCGCGTGCGGTCACGCTCGCACCGCCCTTCGAAGCCTTCGTCGGCGTCAAGGCGACGCTGGACGATGCGCCGCCGCCGGCCCCGCCGCTGGTGACGGCCAAATATTGA
- a CDS encoding aromatic ring-hydroxylating oxygenase subunit alpha: protein MLERTDAAAPTSSVDLRKVGAHPDHWYPLAWSREVKVERPFAASFAGEPIVLVRPKSGAVFALEDRCAHRQVPLSKGVVNGDSVRCCYHGWSYDASGRCVDVPYLGKGKLPNGVKAYPCHEVDGLIFVWPGSKPPVAPPKAIGAAGDKSYKTRLFGKIVACHYTFMHENLMDMNHQFLHRRTTGKVFPRYLDRRLGDDWMEVDYAFMRPDQKPPLGEAVIVGSLRGESKSSQDLMTIRTSYPHQSLKFWIADGSPALDVWLGYTPVDKAQRQNRTFIVLSVRRPKISKLLDVVWPVLAWFTNRVFAEDCSIVEMEQVAHDDQGADWNQEVFPPIQDLRKLLAENGDLECY, encoded by the coding sequence ATGCTTGAACGCACAGATGCGGCAGCGCCGACGTCCAGCGTCGATCTTCGTAAGGTTGGTGCACATCCCGATCATTGGTATCCGCTTGCGTGGTCGCGCGAGGTTAAGGTCGAGCGGCCTTTCGCCGCGAGTTTTGCGGGGGAACCGATTGTACTCGTCCGTCCCAAAAGCGGGGCGGTTTTCGCGCTGGAAGACCGCTGCGCGCATCGGCAAGTGCCGTTATCGAAAGGCGTCGTGAATGGAGACTCCGTGCGATGCTGTTATCATGGCTGGAGTTACGACGCGTCCGGCCGCTGCGTCGACGTTCCTTATCTCGGCAAAGGCAAGCTGCCGAATGGCGTCAAGGCTTATCCGTGCCACGAGGTCGATGGCCTGATATTCGTGTGGCCCGGATCAAAGCCTCCGGTGGCACCTCCGAAGGCGATCGGTGCGGCGGGCGATAAATCCTACAAGACGCGCCTCTTCGGCAAGATTGTCGCCTGCCATTACACGTTCATGCATGAAAACCTGATGGACATGAATCATCAGTTCTTGCATCGCCGCACGACGGGCAAGGTTTTTCCCCGCTATCTCGACCGGCGTCTGGGCGACGATTGGATGGAGGTTGATTACGCCTTCATGCGTCCCGATCAAAAACCACCGCTCGGTGAGGCGGTCATCGTCGGGAGCCTGCGCGGAGAGTCCAAATCCTCTCAGGACTTGATGACCATCCGCACCAGCTATCCGCATCAGTCTCTCAAATTCTGGATCGCCGACGGAAGCCCGGCGCTTGATGTCTGGCTCGGCTACACGCCCGTCGATAAAGCGCAGCGGCAAAATCGAACCTTTATCGTCCTCTCGGTGCGCCGACCGAAAATATCAAAGCTGCTCGATGTGGTCTGGCCGGTGCTGGCCTGGTTCACCAACCGCGTCTTCGCCGAGGATTGTTCGATCGTCGAGATGGAACAGGTCGCTCATGACGACCAGGGCGCCGATTGGAATCAGGAAGTGTTTCCGCCCATCCAGGATCTGCGGAAATTGCTTGCCGAGAATGGCGACTTGGAATGTTATTGA